The Kaistella daneshvariae genomic sequence CATTGATTTTTATGAAAATGTGCCCGAAATGGTCGGAATGTTTCAAAAGGAAGTTGCCGAAAGAACTGCCGCAGTGCCGCGCACCAAAGATTACGGAATTTTGTCGGTATTGGTTCAGGCGCTTTATGATGTGAAATATCTTTTCACCGTTCATGAAAATGTCTTCAATCCGCCACCGAAAGTAAAATCCGGCGTCATAAGACTTACAAGAAATCCGAAAGTCGGTTTGGCAGGAAATGAGGTTTTATTTAAGCAAATTGTAAAAGCAGGTTTTGGACAAAGACGGAAAAAACTGTCCAATTCGCTGAAAATTTTAAATATTCCTCAAGCTTTGCTGAGTCATGAATTTATGGCAAAAAGAGCGGAAGAATTATCTGTCGCCGATTTTATTGATTTTACGATTTTGTGGAAATCCAATTTATAAAAGCAAAAACCATTTCAAATTGAAATGGTTTTATTTTTTGGCGGCTATTTGTCCTCTTTTTTCAATTCTTCCAAAAGCTGCTCCAGCGTGGCAATTTTCGATTTTAAAGAAGTAATCTGCGTTTTGTTGGTTGCTACGTTACTTTTTAGCATGACATTTTTGGCGCGCTCGCTGTGGTCTTCATCGTCTTCTTCTTCGGCAATATCTTCGATATCTTCCTGAATATCATCGATGTCTTCGCTGATTTCTTCGATATCTTCCTGGATATCTTCAATATCTTCCTGAATTTCGTTGACGTCTTCTTTCAAATCTTCGATGTGTTCCTGACTTCTATTAACCGACATTTGAATGAAAATGGCGAGGTAAATGGCTTCTAACGACAAAACCGTGGTTAAAACCAACAACATTTTGTCAAATTCTACCACACCGAAAACCGGCAATAAAAAAGCGGTTAAAAACAACACCGAATGCACGATGAGCGAAGGTATAGAGCCAATCCACCACATGACGCCATCAGTTACGCGGACCAAAAAATCTACTTTTTCCTGTTTTTTTTCTTCTCTCGTCTTCATTTTTTTAAAAATCTTTTGATACACCTAAACCGAAAAGCGCAAAGTCATATTTCGCCGGATCCTGCGCATCGAATTTACGCAAAATAACATCCATTTCCTCCACTGTTTTCCAGTCATTTTGCTTGCGCGAAATCAAGTTCAGTTTTCGGGAAATATTTCCGGTGTGCACGTCCAGTGGAACGGAAAGATATTTTTGGTCGATGTTTTGCCAAATGCCAAAATCCACGCCTTTTTTATCCTGTCTCACCATCCAGCGAAGAAACATCATCAGCCGCTTTGCGGAGGAATTTTTGTAGGTGGAACTTACATGCTTCATGCTGCGGTGTTTTTCGTCGTTCTGAAAAAATTCTGCGCGGAAACGTGCTAAACTGTGGTAAAAATTGGATTCGCCGTTTTTTAGAAAAAAATGGTCTTCAAGCGACGAATTTTTGCGGTAAAGCCGTTGCAGACTTTCGGTAAAATATTGTAAATCTTCTTGGTTAAAAGTGCGGTGAACGGACTGATGATTAAATTTTTCAAAATCTTTTTCGGTGTAGTTCAGGATGAAATCGTGTGGCGAATTTCCCATCCACGAAAGGATTTTTTCCGCATCATTGATGATTGATTTTCGGTTCCCCCAGGAAATAGTTGCCGTTAAAAAGCCGGCAATTTCGATATCCTGTTTTATATAAAACCGGTGCGGAATCTGAATTGGGTCGTCTTTAATGAAATCGGCATTGTTGTAAAAATCCGCCTTTTCATTCAGAAACTCTTTCAAAAAAGCTTCATCACCAAAATTTTTTTCCGCATTTTTCACCTTAAAAAAATTAAATTTCTACCGGCTGCAGCGCTTTTGGCAATTCGGTATTTGGGAAAATCTCGCGCGCTTCATTCAGAAAAACATTTAAATCATGATAACGGTTCGAAAAATGACCCAGAATCAATCTGCCAACGTTGGCTTTTCGCGCAATTCTAGCAGCTTCCAAGGCAGTCGTATGTCCGGTGTAATCTGCCATTTCTTTCAGGTCATGAAGAAAAGTCGATTCGTGATACAGCACATCAACTTCATTAATTAAAGGCAAAATTTGTTCGGTATATCTGGTGTCGCTGCAAAAAGCGTAGGAAACCGATTTTGACGGTGCGGTAGTCAGCACCTCATTTTTCAGCACATAACCGTCACTTAAAATAAAATCTTTTCCGTTCTTCAAATTCTGGTAATCGCAGGTTTCAATTTCCGGATATTTGGAAACTTCAGCCATATTTAGATGGCGCTCTTTTGGTTTTTCACGGAACAGATAACCGTTGCAATATATGCGGTGCTTTAAAGGAATGGTGAAAACTTCCAGTCTGTTATCTTCATAAATTTTTTCGGATTCCTTGCTTTGAAGTTCATGGTAAACCACCTCAAAACCGCGGTGCGTTTCGCTCAAGCGAAAAATGGTTTCAAGCATTTCCTTAATTCCGAGCGGTCCGTAAACATGAAGCGGGGTTTCGCGACCAAGAAGTCGAAAGGAAGCAATCAAACCCGGCAAACCAAAACAATGATCACCGTGAAGATGCGAAATAAAGATGTGGTTCACCTTTGAAAAACGAACTTTTGCTTTTCTGAGTTGCACCTGGGTTCCTTCGCCACAATCGATGAGAAAACTGCGCTCATCCATCTCCAGAAACTGTGCGGTAGGCGCAGAATTCACCGTGGGAATGGCAGAATTAAAACCGAGAATCGTAAGAAAAGTGCTCAAAATGCAGGTAAAAATTTAATTCCGCAAAATTAGGGAATATTAATGATTTTAAAATCCTTTTGGAAGAAAAGAAAAATCCCGAAAGATGTTTCGGGATTTATTTTTATTTTTTGAATGTTCTGTATTTCAGATAAGAAACGATGGCCAGTGTAAACATGAACGCAGTGCCAATGTACACCCAAGCCGGCACCGGAATTGGATCACCTGCGGCGTAAGAGTGCAGACCTGTGAGGTAATAATTCACCCCGAAATAGGTCATCACAATACTGCTGATTGCAAAAAGTGCAGCTACATGGAAAGCCCATCTGCCTCGCAGACCCGGAACCAAACGCATGTGCAGAACAAATGCGTAAACCATTACCGAGATAAACGCCCAAGTTTCCTTTGGATCCCAGCTCCAGTATCTTCCCCAGGATTCATTGGCCCAGATTCCGCCTAGAAATGTTCCCACAGTTAAAGCATAAAGTCCAATTGTAAGTGACATTTCGGAAACGATGGTCAATTCTTTAATTGTAGTTTCGTTATGTAATTTATAAATCTCTTTGTTGGAGAAAATATAGAAGAAAAGCACAATCATAGCGATCACCATGGAAAGTCCGAAGAAACCGTAACTCGACGTGATAATCGCGACGTGAATAATTAACCAGTAAGATTTCAATACAGGAACAAGCGGCGTAATTTGCGGATCAAGTGCCGAGCCACCGTGCGCAAAGCCCATCATGATTACCGCAACCATAAATCCTGCTGCCGGAATAAGCGCGTTCGAGTTTCGGTATAGTAGTAAACCTGCGGTTATACCGACCCACGAAATGAAAATAATTGCTTCGTAACCGTTACTCCAAGGTGCATGACCAGAAATATACCATCTACCAACCAAACCTAAAAACTGAAGAAAATAACCTACCAACCCTAGAAGAATTAATCCTTTGATGGTTTTGTTTAAAATCTTATTCGGTTTAAACAATTCGATGAAACCTAAAAGCAAGAGTAGACCACCAATTACCGAATAAAACATCAATAAATAAAAGTTGATGTTTGCTTTATTCATCAAAACTTCCAACTTAACTTTTGACTTACTTGGAACTACATTTTTACCCCAGGTTTTTTGGTACTGTTCCAGTTTTGCAAGTTCAGCATCAGCTTTTGCCCAGTTTCCTGATTTTTGTGCCGATAAAACTTCGCTGAAATAAGGTCCCATTACTTTCTGGGATTCCATATCCGGTTCGAAATTTTGGTCTAACCACGAATGCCACGTATTGTTCGGATCATTCTGTACCGGAACGATGCGCATAAACTGTCCGCTGAAAAACTCATTGAAAGCCTGAACACGGTCATTTACAGCAATTACTTCTTTGTCGTAATTCGTTTGGTCTGCCGGTTTTTTACGGAAAGCTTCCTGATAATCCTCCTCCAAAACGTAATGCAAAGCACCAGTTTCGTCAGCAGGAAAAAGCGACATCAACGCGGTGTAACCCTCTTCATTTGCTTTGGTTTTTTTCTTTAGTTCATCGCCACCTTTGGTTCCAACTTTAATTAAAGGAACCATCGTCCAGCTTGCAGTATCCGTATTTATTGATAGAAACCACTGGTTTGCGGTAAGCGATTTTCCATCAGTTCCGCGGAATGCATCTTTTTTGTACAGT encodes the following:
- the rsmA gene encoding 16S rRNA (adenine(1518)-N(6)/adenine(1519)-N(6))-dimethyltransferase RsmA — protein: MSVRAKKHLGQHFLTDENIAKNIVEGLTYKPGSKTLEVGPGMGVLTKFILEKETELFLAEIDTESIDYLKKNYPLNDENFVGDFLKVDLAKTFGEVSIIGNFPYNISSQILFKIIDFYENVPEMVGMFQKEVAERTAAVPRTKDYGILSVLVQALYDVKYLFTVHENVFNPPPKVKSGVIRLTRNPKVGLAGNEVLFKQIVKAGFGQRRKKLSNSLKILNIPQALLSHEFMAKRAEELSVADFIDFTILWKSNL
- a CDS encoding coiled-coil domain-containing protein, with product MKTREEKKQEKVDFLVRVTDGVMWWIGSIPSLIVHSVLFLTAFLLPVFGVVEFDKMLLVLTTVLSLEAIYLAIFIQMSVNRSQEHIEDLKEDVNEIQEDIEDIQEDIEEISEDIDDIQEDIEDIAEEEDDEDHSERAKNVMLKSNVATNKTQITSLKSKIATLEQLLEELKKEDK
- a CDS encoding TIGR02757 family protein yields the protein MKNAEKNFGDEAFLKEFLNEKADFYNNADFIKDDPIQIPHRFYIKQDIEIAGFLTATISWGNRKSIINDAEKILSWMGNSPHDFILNYTEKDFEKFNHQSVHRTFNQEDLQYFTESLQRLYRKNSSLEDHFFLKNGESNFYHSLARFRAEFFQNDEKHRSMKHVSSTYKNSSAKRLMMFLRWMVRQDKKGVDFGIWQNIDQKYLSVPLDVHTGNISRKLNLISRKQNDWKTVEEMDVILRKFDAQDPAKYDFALFGLGVSKDF
- a CDS encoding ribonuclease Z, with amino-acid sequence MSTFLTILGFNSAIPTVNSAPTAQFLEMDERSFLIDCGEGTQVQLRKAKVRFSKVNHIFISHLHGDHCFGLPGLIASFRLLGRETPLHVYGPLGIKEMLETIFRLSETHRGFEVVYHELQSKESEKIYEDNRLEVFTIPLKHRIYCNGYLFREKPKERHLNMAEVSKYPEIETCDYQNLKNGKDFILSDGYVLKNEVLTTAPSKSVSYAFCSDTRYTEQILPLINEVDVLYHESTFLHDLKEMADYTGHTTALEAARIARKANVGRLILGHFSNRYHDLNVFLNEAREIFPNTELPKALQPVEI